The Rhopalosiphum maidis isolate BTI-1 chromosome 2, ASM367621v3, whole genome shotgun sequence genome segment GTACTTCCTCTAGGTTGGTAGCTCATGGTTGTCGGCAGGTATTACGACAGGACTCACTATAGGTACTCACACAGTTCAATAAATTGATTGAAACTTACTCGCTGACGTGCAAAGTTTTTTGGACGTTGTACTCGACCGGCCGCCGAAAACGACACTGATACCGAAGTGCtcgttgttattgttgttatcgTGGTCGTCGattaatacgtttattttataattataacaatcttTCTCTCCGCTGTCAGACGGAATCGTTTCGTACGAACAACCGCCTTAAATCGTCCGCACAAATGATTTGTTGAATCACAACAAAATGGCGTTGGGGAGGTGTTATCGTTTGTCCTGTCCCGGGTGTGTACTGAGTAGAGAGTAGTACAAACTACAAGACACAAGAGTACAACTATGCACCGGGGGTGTAAGAAAGATCCTCCGTGGGTCGTGGCAGCCTGTCGGTAGTACACTGTCTCTGGCTAttcagaatatatatatatatgttatatatacatataaacatgTACACACATCACGTCTGGACCGCGTAATACGAAGAGCGTACACAGTACATACTTAAGTAATGTCCACACCAGTCGTGGTTAATGGTGGCCGGTGGGTTACACACACAACTGCACAAGACACGAATTcataacacaatattgttatatatacaattatacaaggtaaataaagttaatatgcgtaataataattattgtattattattaatattctatttctctCCCGCTAGCCCGGTAATATTGCGTTGGCGGTCACACTGACACGATCTGTGTTGACTAGGAAAATATTCGTATCGACCCGTCCGCCGCCTACCGAGTGGCGTAGTATTTTcgtagtaaatagtaatgcGTTCGCCAATTCGTCTGCTATGTGAGTGTATCCTGTTTGGAGTACAGTGCTCACGTTCACCGCCCCCACCGCTCTCGCGCATTCCATAATCCGTTCCTGtcttcttgttttttttgtattattactattattatttttattgtgattgTGATTGTACGCCTACTCGGCCATATTTTGTTCTCTGTCCATGTTCCATTTCCTCTGGTAACAATACGGTGACTCAGTGATTCGAGTGAAAgagttataaaattgatagtgCCACAGCCTCTCGATATTACGCGATCCGTACCAGTAATATTACCGATCGTCGTGATATAGTGATGTTTacgtgatatttatatttttttttcctactGACCGTTTGCTCTATTCCATTGGATTGTCGCTGCTATTCCCGGAGTATAGTTCAACAGTAAGTGTCTTCAATGTTACGTCGTTGTCTCActcgatttaataatattatgtccgtTGCCGATTTATCGAAAGATATTGCTTGTTTCTTGTTCAGTACTAATTGAACTCGCTAAAAGGAACTTAAGTTttggattataaaaaatttttttataaaaaaattcattacatAGGATTTATTGAATCATGTCAGGTGCCTACCATACAAATTTCATTATCAAGTGCTTGGTAAATAAGGAAACAATGCATGACTAAACTATATGTACATTCGATGAGTCAtagaatgttttataaacatcattgtgacattatattataaacaattatttgatttagacTCAAATGAATTAGAATTGTTTATTGATCTATATCATCATTAATCAATACttccttttatttatttctgttgcagctataacaaaatgtatcaatCACGTGTATGTAAGTATACTGTCAAacaaccatatattataatttaatttattataaattatgatttaatttcatGTGTTACTTTTGTCAAGTGCCGAGTAACACTGGTTATTCAAAGGATACAGCTATGATGTGGCAACAAGGTGGTCAGTACTTGCCAGAGTCTGGTATCCACTCTGGGGGAACCACCCAAGCTCATTCTATTACTGATAAAGAAGATGATTTAGAACGAGATCAATTGATCTATGAACTTAATCAAGGGTTTTCACACGGATTTACTCAAGATCAAGTTGATGGtaagtattataactataattagatatataacaataattcaactaaaatttaattttagaaatgaaTCAACAACTGAGTCAGTCTCGTACCCAAAGAGTACGAGCAGCAATGTTTCCAGAAACACTTGAAGAAGGAATTGAGATCCCTTCTACGCAATTTAATCAAGGGCAATTGACAGCTGTCCAACGACTAGCTGAGCCAAGTCAAATGCTTAAACATGCTGtagttaatttgattaattatcaGGTAAATACTAAGAATACTCTATtggagtattaaaaatatttttcttatattatgtaaattataggtaaaatttaacgttaatttttatattttaggatgATGCTGATTTAGCAACTAGAGCTATTCCAGAactcataaaattattgaatgacGAAGACCAAGTTGTTGTATCACAAGCTGCCATGATGGTTCAccaattatctaaaaaagaaGCATCGCGGCATGCAATTATGAATAGTCCTcaggtaaatttaatttttaaattttttttttagttcatattttattaataaattaatctatagATGGTCGCTGCATTGGTGAAAGCATTGTCAAATAGTAATGATTTAGAAATGACTAAAGGTGCAGTTGGTACTTTACACAACTTATCACATCATCGACAAGGACTTTTAGCTATATTTAAAAGTGGAGGAATACCTGCTCTGGTTAAATTACTtaggtaattagtaattatttatttattttatttatttctaatatacatatatgtttttagttCTCCTGTTGaatctatactatattatgctataacaactttacataatttattgctaCATCAAGAGGGTTCAAAAATGGCAGTTCGTCTCGCTGGAGGTCTACAAAAAATGGTAGCACTTTTGCAACGTaacaatgttaaatttttgacaATCATAACTgattgtttacaaatattagcATATGGTAATCaagaaagtaaattaattatacttgctTCACAAGGCCCTATTGAACTTGTTCGTATCATGCGTTCATATGACTACGAAAAGCTTTTGTGGACAACATCTAGAGTTTTGaaaggtatttaattatataataatctattatatatatttattattattatcattttaaaatctaataaacaaataaatattctttttagttTTGTCTGTGTGTTCAAGTAATAAACCAGCAATTGTAGAAGCTGGAGGCATGCAAGCTCTTGCAATGCATTTACAACACGGTAGTCAACGTTTGGTCCAAAATGCTTTATGGACCTTGCGTAACTTGTCTGATGCTGGAActaaggtattttataaacaaataaaattgtgtttgaattgaaatttatatcataacaatatattaatatatttgataatatataatttttatttttaaggttgATGGACTAGAACAGTTATTGCAATCATTAGTAATTGCTTTAAATCATTCAGATGTTAATGTAGTAACATGTGCTGCtggaattttatcaaatttgacTTGTAATAATCAACGCAATAAAGTTACTGTGGTTCAAGTGGGTGGTGTTGAAGCGCTAGTACAGACAATAATGAATGCTGGAGATCGTGAAGAAATAACAGAACCTGctgtaaatataattgcttaaaatattttaatataattgtattattagtttgaattttaaaatatatatattttaggtatgtGCTTTGAGACATTTGACATCTAGACATGTTGAATCAGATAGTGCTCAAAATGCTATCCGCCATATTGGAGGTATTCAAGTAATAGTCAAATTATTACAACCTCCTTCTCGTTGGCCACTTGTCAAAGCTGCTATTGGACTAATTCGAAATGTAGCGCAGTGTCAAGGTAATCATGTGCCATTAAGAGAACACGGTGCAATTCACCATTTAATACGTTTATTGATGAGAGCGTTTCAAGATATTCAAAGGGTAAGTAATATGTGTTACTGTTAGCATATTAATGTATCAGTTTTCAATTTagcttataaaatcataatctaactatataaaaaaaatatatgctatatttactatttttaatttaattgtatagacATCTACTAATAGTAGTGTAGCCGGATCAGGCAGATCACAATCTGGTGGTGTATATGCTGATGGAGTGCGTATGGAAGAAATTGTTGAAGGCACTACTGGTGCTTTACATATTCTTGCTAGAGAATCACATAATCGAGTACTTATGCGATCTCAACAAGGATTGATAGCAGTATTAGttcaattgttatttaatgatattgaaAACGTTCAACGAGTGGCTGCTGGTGCTTTATGCGAGTTAGCTATTGATAAAGATGGGGCAGATATGATTGAAGCAGAAGGTGCAACTGCACCATTAACTGAACTATTACATTCCCGTAATGAAGGAGTTGGTAagtgttaattgtttttatttatgaaattactaaaacaattgtataatttttgtttttataattttgttttaagcaACATATGCAGCAGCAGTTTTATTCCGAATGTCAGAAGATAAaccaaatgattataaaaaacgatTATCAGCAGAACTGAGTAATTCACTATGCCGTGAAGATCAAAATACTTGGCCACCTAATGATCTTGGAATGGGGCCTGATCTTcaggtaatttaaaatgttaagactTCTTTTTTTCAagtcttatttaatataaaatgtttctattAGCCAGAGGCATACATCGCTTGTTGAGGTATGTTTTGGAATAAACAGTAAAATGTTGTTGCTTTTTATCcgaaaagtttattaaatataatattttaaattgatgcatggtgttaattgttttatacaccTAGACTGTGTTggcatgaaatattatttattttatcattgttttgtACAGTAGTtagatttttctttatattttgtaaacaggACGCATATGATTTGTATAGTCATGGACTTGGTAGCGTTCACAATGGAATGGGCCCAATGAGACGTAACAACTACCATCAACAGTCAGGTACAAACATGTTTTAGATCTAGTGGCTGAATTTgcttaattatactaattattctaCGCTTGTTTTGCATGCAATTCTACATTAATAGTAAgtacaaagtaaataaattcctcattaaacatatttaatatttaaaaatttttcaaaaaaataaatactgatttaatactttaatttacataatatttataataaacatgggAACAGTTAAGTGGCAGTGTTGTCAAGTTTTATTACtcgtttaaaactatatattgctCTTTAGAGCAGCGGCTTCCAAACTTTTACGACCATACCACTCTTGAGAAATAGTTTGTTTCGTGgaaccttatttttttttaaataatttaaaataatacattttaataatataaataatcctaatataatataaaataattttcttcatAGTCACATAAATTTGGTAGAATCCTTAGGTTCCTTGTAACACACTTTGGAATCGCTGCTCTAGAGTTCAAGACCACGAGGTAATGTGggatatttgaaaacaaatctttgttaacaattttcaaagacaaaataagtataatacatttcagtatataaaacaatgtgatgggttatttataagttgataaattattttaaatacctaacaaactactatttaagtaatttcaatacattaatatacctTACTGTtatcaaactttaaataaatataatttaaatatataattaaagttagttctcttataagaattaaaatataatttttaataaattggctTTAGATTTTATCGGttttattaatctaataatatactaggTTTGttcgttttaaaaacttatgttAACACTATAGTGTGGTGGAAGTGTTGGGTGTGGTGTGccaattcaaaacaaatgtttaaatcggaaattaaatacattaatgtcAGCATGTAGTGAGTGataaggaaaaatatttatgataactgGCTTCACACCGAAAATCCAATACGACACCTGCACTTTAGTTGTTGTGGATAGTGTACACACTAAACCCACactgtttaaaaacaaacaatgtaTACGCTGACACTTTTCCAAATGCTTCAGTGTACACTATTAATGAAAAAGTGTTCACTTTTTGTCAAAATGAACAAAGCTACTGACGTTAAACTATGTAATTCATGTAAATAAtgaacaattgttttttttattttttaagggtatGACACGTTACCAATAGACTCTATGCAAGGTTTAGAAATATGTTCTCAACAAGAATCCAACTGTAGTCCAATGGACGTAGTAACGGCTAATGATATTGATTTTGGTCGTCTAGGAGATTTACCTGAACCTCCTCAAGACAACAATCAAGTAGCTGCTTGGTATGATACTgacttataaatttgattgaaatgATAAGTTAacctaataagtattaaatatgaaatagattaaattttttatattgtaaataaattgaaaaccaCTTCAATTATTTGGACATGAacttaattcatttataaccTTGGGTTGTAAAGTGGtccaaataaaacataaatcagTTTTTTGGCGGAAATAAGCCAAGAGGTTACGAATAATAACTAGTGATGttgatatagtttaaaaataaatatatgaagaccattcaaataaaataaactatgaatCAGCTAACagcatcattataatttataaacctcTAGcactattttgaattattaacatattgtcatttattgtatgtaatgtatgtactatccttacatttataatagtgtatattagCTTTCTTTGAAttagcataatttattattattttcccaaACCTGAAACcccaagttaaaaaaattctcaatGTTTCTTGTAGTATTTGAAAGTTATTGATCTCTGTTATTCTTCATGTTTTTGTTTacagtgatttattttttatgaaataattagatatgtataccaaataaatttgttattaaaactaatcacatatttattgaatttattattttattttttacaacatattaatttcattgtcgttcattttttgtgtttacaTATAACTAGATAAatcatctaaatattttcattttatattatatttaatattatttattatacttattatgtacgaacattatatattttgaattttatttaatacaatttttttttcttatcaaaatacctatttaaataaatttgatattatactttatattcattaaatcgtattttcTTTCAAATGTGAAATACCAATATTTTGGTAATGTTTATTGCTTAAGCTGGGTATAGTCATTAaactttctataaaaatatttttaaaatatttgtttaaagggactacaattaaataatattatttatatatttaagaattaatagaaaaaaaaatttagtaattttagtcAGTAACATGAAAAATGCCCGTGGTTAATTGGATTTGAtgattaattcattaattggTTGCTTTGTGTCCCCGACCATAAATGTTGAttcaatgaatattaaaatattagggtTTGCTAATGATCTAAACATTCTAGACACTGACATAGAGAGCATGAAAATAAGTATAGAAAGCTTAATTAAAACTGCTAAGacattgaatataaatgagaaaaaaagaGTTATGGACATTTTAGAAAgtgaaatctttaaaaaagaaGACACGTTTAAAAACCTTAGAATGATTTTAGACCAAAGAGGAGATCAATCAAAACatagtaattaatagtaaaatatagaaaacagaaataaacatactatatcctgctaaaatatttcaaaattaaagttattttagaattaaacaaaaataaaattttgcacACTTGTAAAACCAATGTTAACATAtgactttaaaatatgatcactaacaaagaaaaaagaaCAAAGATTGATAATGTTCGATTACAAGATAATGAGAAAAATATGTGgcttatctattattaatatggtaAGAGACAAATGGAGAATAagatataagtgtataacaaAACTGAGAGAAGAAAATGAGTTACCATTAGGCATACAATGCAAagagaaaatacaaaaaataaaggtaACAATTTCTTGGAATCTAAAGCCTAGGGGCAGACCTAAGAATTGTTTGAAagacaaaatatcaatatgcaACAACTAAGTACAACAAACTAGGAATAGTATATTCAAGATAAGGAATTGTGGATGGATTCTGTTGGAGCTGCAATGTCTCTTAAAGAACTATTAAGAGGACGTTTTACCTTCAtgtgttgtttatattttattaacatacttGATAGTATGATACATCAACAAATTTgtgttcagcagaacacattttattatttttatgaacattttaaagttgtaatattttacatagctgtaactcactttaaagTGATATCAAAAAATCCTATGAGATGCCATAGATAAGTTTCTTACTtctaagtttgataataggtaaattgactccaatattaaagctaacaataataaaatgtgttctgatgaaacacaaatttgttataatgtaGCTTAAGTAAGacaaaaacaacataatatatgcagCCATGTAggtataacgtcctcttaagtgaaagaagaagaagaagaaaaagataactatttattggaatagatgtattaatttttaaaatataattttgtatgattatttaagtagctacttaatattttaagggaGGATTTActagaattaattaattttttatcaaatatttaattctttaacttaattattaccaaaaaatttgtatacttattgattagttattaattttattataatatgctggTGGTGGGTGACATACTCACATACAAGAAGGGAAGGCTCCGGGTTTTAGCCCTACTCCACTTGCAACATAAtactttgttaataaaaaaatcttaaatttaaattgttcttaCCAGTCtaggaaataaataattattaatatgtacttattagcttaatacaaattcttatttaaaaatacgttggtaaaaaaaaaaatgtaattaaaatgtcttttaTGGACTTGGTTTGCCAACTCTTAGAAAACaagtaacatattttgttgGACTGTAAGTAATAAGGctcactaataaatatagctAGTCACAGCACTTCACGCACTcgaaaaaaggaaaatatagTTTGGAACAGAACGCGCCAGCTGACAtagataaaacattaattagcGAGCCACTATTCTCCAGAAAATTAATCTCGATATTTTCACATTGGCTAGGTTAGTTATAGGAAAATGCTATTGTTGTTGGCCTTTTCTTGATCTGTCGTGAtgtatagtaagtatataatttacataatacctaTCGATCATTTATTGATAGGTACAACTAAATTAACTTAAGTACctaattaagaatttatttgaattagatGCCAAGATTAATATGAAAAGGCATTGAGTATGAACACTATGAACTGACTATtcctgattataaataatatgtaaacacgTAACacgtaaatactaaatatttataatttataattatacctaatagtGTTTGGCGTTTGCGCTTCAGTTGGTTTACGGTACCTATGAGAGTGGTTAATATCAAGTCACTACTTAATAtcctattacctatatatctaCTGTTTACACTTTACGGTAACTCTAACCAACCTGGATAAAAACCTAATAGATGTttcatatttctttattataaattttattaactttttatagtaattaacatttaacactATTGACATGTATTTTGGATGTGatccaaattattattattgataataaaccgCATTAAGGCGGCTATATCATGTTTTATCCACAAACCACAAAGGTGGCACGCAGATGTAGGTAGTGAGTTCGTGACCAAAGTTATTTGGATATTCTATATCTGCGGTTTGTTTACATAAAACTGTACCACTTATAAGTAGTACCTACTATAACGGATCGCTgaagttcaaattaaaatcgaagaatgtaaaatgtaatatatattttttaataaatctttaagcactatttttatgatataatggcCAATACACTATAATAGATATGGCGCAACGGTTGGCGGACTgcgtcaacatttttattttatgtaatagtaatttttgaatttatagtaaggtttttttctaaaaatgtgtattttaactttaaatataaaatatatctattgaaGGTCGGATTAAAAACCTATTGGACCAAGGTACTGTAGTTTCAAATTGGTCccctttaacaaaatattttagacacTATAAAAAGCCTTTCgcaaaagtataaatttattcattcattatttttttaataatattttaattttagattaaataattcacgactcctgaatataataaaataaaacggctaattattaaaaactgagtgtataattataaattatttaaaatacaaaattacaaatcatTCTctgaatataaaatcatttatacatCCAACTATATCCAAGCTTTCCTGTATTTGACTATAATTCTATgcttatttttcaattctagTTAATTTTGAGATCGCTCTTTAGATCGAACaattagcaaaaaaaaaaatatatttttatttttataaatatactaggGAATACttcttaacttttttaaacgactcatttttaaatcattcaagtagttaataaagtatttttttttttttttaattaaaagatgGGTAATAAAGTCTGCAATATTCTCTTAATTGTAaatgttcattttaaaaagtaaaatctacataatttttatactttaaaataaagtttgagTCTTGAGACATTCAaatcaatttgtttattttattgttttattcagtttgaaataaaattaaaataaaatcagtaaatctcagaaaaattatatcagcctaaaattaaatgatcaaTGATCCCCTATCAAGTACTTCATTGATTAAATTGGGTTTTCTCAGTTTGTTGCCTTGGCTAGAACTCTTCTTTGTACCTATTAGTTGTTACCTACATTACGGaggtgaaataaaaatattttgataaagcttacaattaattctatattttttcctaTGACCAtaagcaatataatttaattagttgtatctacgaaaataaaataaattaattttttaactgaataagatcttaaaatttaagaactgaacataaaattaattacaatattaatataatataatgttcggtaataaaattaattttatatattctaaataaatatcgaatattacctattttgaCTTAcgggtttttataaaataaattttttgtttattattatggttatttttttaattttcaataatatcagatattgaaatatctataggtacttataaattgTCTAATggatttaattacaaatattcaggattataatttatggtttcAGGTTGGTCTTTAACCATTGTAGAGattattcaagtattttgataggtacataaaaataaaattaagtaaaagtaatatcttcaaaaagttaaaatgtttttagattttgagtgtAGACATTTAAATGGATCATTTATATATGCTTATGAGATATGTGCTCtcaaaacaacaattttatatttttttttaattcggaaaaaatatttttaattgtatggtCTTAATAATAACGGTGAATTATCAGTGTTTAATTTTGGGAGAGACAAGAGTACAAAACGATTAACAACAACTATACAATATCctgtaactaaaattaattactgtaTTACAATGGAAAAAACTCAGTCTAAAACGTGGGGAAACTGCGGCGATTGGGGAGGGGAAATGTCTCCTTTGTAGCACTTTGTACTTCCACTGAATCCGCCACTGCTTAATAATCTTTTATTGTGAGAATCGAaagttaatgataattaaattccCATCATTCTATAGTactaaaatttgtttgtacattttctgaattaagtttatattgattttaaaaagtaccaagatatttatattagtcaaaataaaacaatacataatattatgatgttaagtttaaaatacttgtaatAACAAGCTActtaaaacagtataatatacagaaattAAACTAGATATAAACTAGGTATCCATCGTTGTGCTGTACAGTAGGTAAAAAGGTCACTGTGATGTGTGGTGGACGTCGGACATGTAACATATCGTCgatgtaaatattactaaGTGTATTTTATGAGTTATCGTTCAATAACAAAttggattaatttttttagaaaacgtTGCACATGAAAATGCcattgtgtgtataaaatataattatatacgtaacAGTTTGATAGTTTGAAGACTTGAAGTCTCcacgaataattattttaaatataattaaaattaatgaacattttttcataatttcaatttttcgtCCGAATTTGAACTTagaatgtctataaaataaaattatgtttagataGATGAGGatccaaaaattgtttacaaggAGTgctcaaaaaaaaagttacaccTTTCtactttctatttaatttatcagaaccatctattttttcaaatatcagtatttattttaaatattaatttaaaaataacattaatttcttataaatataaataaaataataatataaaaattaataataataaaaaaaaaatatagataaataatacaatttattatataacttaattttgttGGTG includes the following:
- the LOC113553775 gene encoding armadillo segment polarity protein isoform X3, producing the protein MYQSRVLPSNTGYSKDTAMMWQQGGQYLPESGIHSGGTTQAHSITDKEDDLERDQLIYELNQGFSHGFTQDQVDEMNQQLSQSRTQRVRAAMFPETLEEGIEIPSTQFNQGQLTAVQRLAEPSQMLKHAVVNLINYQDDADLATRAIPELIKLLNDEDQVVVSQAAMMVHQLSKKEASRHAIMNSPQMVAALVKALSNSNDLEMTKGAVGTLHNLSHHRQGLLAIFKSGGIPALVKLLSSPVESILYYAITTLHNLLLHQEGSKMAVRLAGGLQKMVALLQRNNVKFLTIITDCLQILAYGNQESKLIILASQGPIELVRIMRSYDYEKLLWTTSRVLKVLSVCSSNKPAIVEAGGMQALAMHLQHGSQRLVQNALWTLRNLSDAGTKVDGLEQLLQSLVIALNHSDVNVVTCAAGILSNLTCNNQRNKVTVVQVGGVEALVQTIMNAGDREEITEPAVCALRHLTSRHVESDSAQNAIRHIGGIQVIVKLLQPPSRWPLVKAAIGLIRNVAQCQGNHVPLREHGAIHHLIRLLMRAFQDIQRTSTNSSVAGSGRSQSGGVYADGVRMEEIVEGTTGALHILARESHNRVLMRSQQGLIAVLVQLLFNDIENVQRVAAGALCELAIDKDGADMIEAEGATAPLTELLHSRNEGVATYAAAVLFRMSEDKPNDYKKRLSAELSNSLCREDQNTWPPNDLGMGPDLQGMTRYQ
- the LOC113553775 gene encoding armadillo segment polarity protein isoform X2, whose amino-acid sequence is MYQSRVLPSNTGYSKDTAMMWQQGGQYLPESGIHSGGTTQAHSITDKEDDLERDQLIYELNQGFSHGFTQDQVDEMNQQLSQSRTQRVRAAMFPETLEEGIEIPSTQFNQGQLTAVQRLAEPSQMLKHAVVNLINYQDDADLATRAIPELIKLLNDEDQVVVSQAAMMVHQLSKKEASRHAIMNSPQMVAALVKALSNSNDLEMTKGAVGTLHNLSHHRQGLLAIFKSGGIPALVKLLSSPVESILYYAITTLHNLLLHQEGSKMAVRLAGGLQKMVALLQRNNVKFLTIITDCLQILAYGNQESKLIILASQGPIELVRIMRSYDYEKLLWTTSRVLKVLSVCSSNKPAIVEAGGMQALAMHLQHGSQRLVQNALWTLRNLSDAGTKVDGLEQLLQSLVIALNHSDVNVVTCAAGILSNLTCNNQRNKVTVVQVGGVEALVQTIMNAGDREEITEPAVCALRHLTSRHVESDSAQNAIRHIGGIQVIVKLLQPPSRWPLVKAAIGLIRNVAQCQGNHVPLREHGAIHHLIRLLMRAFQDIQRTSTNSSVAGSGRSQSGGVYADGVRMEEIVEGTTGALHILARESHNRVLMRSQQGLIAVLVQLLFNDIENVQRVAAGALCELAIDKDGADMIEAEGATAPLTELLHSRNEGVATYAAAVLFRMSEDKPNDYKKRLSAELSNSLCREDQNTWPPNDLGMGPDLQPEAYIAC
- the LOC113553775 gene encoding armadillo segment polarity protein isoform X1, translated to MYQSRVLPSNTGYSKDTAMMWQQGGQYLPESGIHSGGTTQAHSITDKEDDLERDQLIYELNQGFSHGFTQDQVDEMNQQLSQSRTQRVRAAMFPETLEEGIEIPSTQFNQGQLTAVQRLAEPSQMLKHAVVNLINYQDDADLATRAIPELIKLLNDEDQVVVSQAAMMVHQLSKKEASRHAIMNSPQMVAALVKALSNSNDLEMTKGAVGTLHNLSHHRQGLLAIFKSGGIPALVKLLSSPVESILYYAITTLHNLLLHQEGSKMAVRLAGGLQKMVALLQRNNVKFLTIITDCLQILAYGNQESKLIILASQGPIELVRIMRSYDYEKLLWTTSRVLKVLSVCSSNKPAIVEAGGMQALAMHLQHGSQRLVQNALWTLRNLSDAGTKVDGLEQLLQSLVIALNHSDVNVVTCAAGILSNLTCNNQRNKVTVVQVGGVEALVQTIMNAGDREEITEPAVCALRHLTSRHVESDSAQNAIRHIGGIQVIVKLLQPPSRWPLVKAAIGLIRNVAQCQGNHVPLREHGAIHHLIRLLMRAFQDIQRTSTNSSVAGSGRSQSGGVYADGVRMEEIVEGTTGALHILARESHNRVLMRSQQGLIAVLVQLLFNDIENVQRVAAGALCELAIDKDGADMIEAEGATAPLTELLHSRNEGVATYAAAVLFRMSEDKPNDYKKRLSAELSNSLCREDQNTWPPNDLGMGPDLQDAYDLYSHGLGSVHNGMGPMRRNNYHQQSGYDTLPIDSMQGLEICSQQESNCSPMDVVTANDIDFGRLGDLPEPPQDNNQVAAWYDTDL